TTTAACATCCTGCCATGTCACCAAGTGAATGTACAGTCTTCACAGTGCATTGGCATAGAGCTAAGTAACATCACGGCACAAGCCACACAGCCTCAGCTAACCTTTTCTGTGTATCAATCAGCAGCTCACTCCGGTGACCTCATATCTGGATCAAGAGCGCTCAGACATCAGGCGATTTCactcctgcctctcctcctAAAGAGCTTGTACAGCTTGATAATTAAAAACATGGATTCTTCTCCTCCACGTTAGTGCTCCACACCCTCCAACCCCTACAGTATTTTGAGCTTCCTTGAAGCTCTCCGCAGAGCCTCTGTTGCACTGAATCCTGGGTATCCCCGGCTGGGTGTTTCACAGGGGTTGCAGCATCCGGCACAGTGGGTAAGCAGCATGGCAGATCACAGACAGCGTCTAGTGGCGTGTTATGACTGGAGGAGCGGCTGGGGATGGACAGAGTGATCAGCACTGTTGCCCTGATACTTACTCAAGAAAGTCTGCAGAAGCACTGAGGATACTCTTAGAGATCACAAATGCTTACTTGTAGAGCTGCTGGGTCTGCAGTGAGAGGGCATTTGCCTACCCACGAGCATTGTGAGGGAAACCTGGCACACCAAAATAAATCAGGCATGTTGTGTTGCTTTGCCCTGAAGATGCACAGCATCTCCATTCAAGCCAGACCAGGCCGAGGCCCACCCTGATACTACACGGCCTGATAGGCCAGCTCTATGTGTAAAGAACAACATTAATATCCTCATTAACAATCTGGACATTATTCTTTCCCATTTCATCATTTCACCCACCTTTTTACTCTGATGATCTGATCCCTCATCGGCTTTATGTCCTGGAAGCTCTGCTGGTTGACAAGGCTGTAGACCAGAATGAATCCTTGACCGTTTTTGATGTAAAGGTCCCGCATGGAGGCGAACTGCTCGGTACCAGCGGTGTCAAGGATCTCCAGCACCGAGGGCGACGAGTCCACCTCGATCTCCTTGCGGTAAAAATCCTCTATAGTGGGGTCGTACTTCTCAATGAACGTCCCGGTAACAAACTGCACAGTGAGGGCAGATTTCCCGACCCCA
This sequence is a window from Centropristis striata isolate RG_2023a ecotype Rhode Island chromosome 10, C.striata_1.0, whole genome shotgun sequence. Protein-coding genes within it:
- the LOC131979640 gene encoding ras-related protein Rap-2a → MREYKVVVLGSGGVGKSALTVQFVTGTFIEKYDPTIEDFYRKEIEVDSSPSVLEILDTAGTEQFASMRDLYIKNGQGFILVYSLVNQQSFQDIKPMRDQIIRVKRYEKVPVILVGNKVDLESEREVSSSEGQALAEEWGCPFMETSAKSKTMVDELFAEIVRQMDYAAQPDKDDPCCSSCNIQ